One Methylobacterium sp. AMS5 genomic region harbors:
- the ndk gene encoding nucleoside-diphosphate kinase produces MANERTFSILKPDATRRNITGAVNAVIEAAGLRIVGQRRIRMTREQAETFYEVHKERPFFGELVEFMTSGPVVVQVLEGENAVAKYREVMGATNPAQAADGTIRKQFAESVGENTVHGSDSAENARLEIAQFFNDADIAA; encoded by the coding sequence ATGGCCAACGAGCGCACCTTCTCCATCCTCAAGCCCGACGCGACGCGCCGCAACATCACCGGCGCGGTCAACGCCGTGATCGAGGCCGCCGGCCTGCGCATCGTCGGCCAGCGCCGCATCCGCATGACCCGCGAGCAGGCCGAGACGTTCTACGAGGTGCACAAGGAGCGCCCGTTCTTCGGTGAGCTGGTCGAGTTCATGACCTCGGGCCCCGTGGTGGTGCAGGTGCTCGAGGGCGAGAACGCCGTCGCCAAGTACCGTGAAGTCATGGGCGCCACGAACCCGGCCCAGGCCGCCGACGGCACGATCCGCAAGCAGTTTGCCGAGTCGGTCGGCGAGAACACCGTTCACGGCTCCGACAGCGCCGAGAACGCCCGGCTCGAGATCGCGCAGTTCTTCAACGACGCCGACATCGCCGCCTGA
- a CDS encoding DUF2147 domain-containing protein, which produces MRIALGLAALLASNAAFAAPKDLSGTWLTGDGRAKIRIDRCGPSGGNACGKVVWLKSPTDDAGAPRNDVKNPDPRKRARPIIGLTLLENLKPDDAGFAGEIYNADEGKIYQVSLERESEGELSVQGCMLKVLCGSQTWTRVPDVNQQAAATPAKTAAKPAPAKAPAAPAE; this is translated from the coding sequence ATGCGTATCGCTCTCGGTCTCGCTGCCCTCCTGGCCTCGAATGCCGCCTTTGCCGCCCCCAAAGACCTTTCCGGAACGTGGCTGACGGGGGACGGACGCGCGAAGATCCGCATCGACCGTTGCGGGCCGAGCGGCGGCAACGCCTGCGGCAAGGTGGTCTGGCTGAAATCTCCGACCGATGACGCCGGGGCGCCGCGCAACGACGTGAAGAATCCCGATCCGAGGAAGCGGGCGCGCCCGATCATCGGGCTTACGCTCCTCGAGAACCTCAAGCCTGACGATGCGGGCTTTGCGGGCGAGATCTACAACGCCGACGAGGGCAAGATCTATCAGGTCAGCCTGGAGCGCGAGAGCGAGGGCGAATTGAGCGTGCAGGGCTGCATGCTCAAGGTGCTGTGCGGCTCGCAAACTTGGACCCGCGTGCCGGACGTGAACCAGCAGGCCGCCGCGACGCCCGCGAAAACCGCCGCGAAGCCGGCTCCGGCCAAGGCGCCCGCCGCCCCGGCGGAGTGA
- a CDS encoding Hsp33 family molecular chaperone yields the protein MSSGHAPSFTPSLEGDDDAVLPFAVEALDLRGRAVRLGPSIDTILRRHGYPDAVARLIGEAAALTVLLGASLKLEGRFQLQTKTDGPVNMLVVDFEAPDRVRATARFDTEPVAALGPKARAADLMGRGHLAMTIDQGPSQSRYQGVVALEGQSLEEAAHQYFRQSEQIPTLVRLAVAEQMEGGESRWRAGGLLVQFLPTSPDRMRQADLPPGDAPEGHEILTGGTRDDDAWTEARSLVNTVEDHEIVDPAVSSERLLYRLFHERGVRVFDAQSVIERCRCSQERVLGMIRSFSAEERRDMVADDGTVSITCEFCSRRYVLDPAEVERDIATAPGA from the coding sequence ATGAGCTCCGGACACGCCCCTTCTTTCACACCCTCGCTCGAAGGCGACGACGACGCCGTTCTGCCATTCGCCGTCGAAGCGCTGGATCTGCGCGGCCGCGCGGTGCGGCTCGGGCCCTCGATCGACACCATCCTACGCCGCCACGGCTATCCCGACGCGGTCGCCCGGCTGATCGGCGAGGCGGCGGCGCTCACCGTGCTGCTCGGTGCCTCCCTGAAGCTCGAAGGCCGCTTCCAGCTCCAGACCAAGACCGACGGACCGGTGAACATGCTGGTGGTCGATTTCGAGGCGCCCGACCGGGTGCGGGCCACCGCCCGCTTCGATACGGAGCCGGTGGCCGCCCTTGGGCCGAAGGCGCGCGCCGCCGACCTGATGGGTCGCGGGCATCTGGCCATGACCATCGATCAGGGGCCGTCCCAGAGCCGCTACCAGGGTGTCGTCGCTCTTGAGGGCCAAAGCCTCGAAGAGGCCGCGCACCAGTATTTCCGCCAATCCGAGCAGATCCCGACGCTGGTCCGCCTCGCAGTCGCCGAGCAGATGGAGGGCGGAGAGAGCCGCTGGCGAGCCGGCGGCCTGCTGGTGCAGTTCCTGCCGACCTCGCCCGACCGGATGCGTCAAGCCGACCTTCCGCCCGGCGACGCACCGGAGGGCCACGAGATCCTCACCGGCGGCACCCGCGACGACGACGCCTGGACCGAGGCGCGCAGCCTCGTGAACACGGTGGAGGACCACGAAATCGTCGATCCGGCGGTGTCGAGCGAGCGGTTGCTCTACCGCCTGTTCCATGAGCGGGGCGTGCGCGTATTCGATGCGCAGAGCGTGATCGAGCGCTGCCGCTGCTCGCAAGAGCGGGTGCTCGGCATGATCCGCTCGTTCTCGGCCGAGGAGCGCCGGGACATGGTGGCGGATGACGGCACCGTCTCCATCACCTGCGAGTTCTGCTCGCGCCGCTACGTGCTCGACCCGGCCGAGGTCGAGCGGGATATCGCGACCGCGCCGGGGGCGTGA
- the edd gene encoding phosphogluconate dehydratase — protein sequence MPELHPEVAAVTERVIARSRNSRRAYLDLIEREREAGVHRPMLACGNLAHGFAASGEDKPAIIAGRAMNIGIVTAYNDMLSAHQPYGRYPEQIKLFAREVGATAQVAGGTPAMCDGVTQGQRGMELSLFSRDTIALSTAVALSHGMFEGAALLGICDKIVPGLIIGALRFGHLPMILVPAGPMPSGLANKEKQRIRQLYAEGKVGRAELLESESASYHGAGTCTFYGTANSNQMMMDVMGLHMPGASFINPGTRLRQAVTRSAIHRLTEIGWNGNDYRPLGRCIDERAIVNAIVGLLATGGSTNHAIHIPAMARAAGIVVDWEDFDRLSGVVPLIARVYPNGAGDVNHFHAAGGMSYVIASLIDAGLLHDDLLTVAGTRLRDHARDPKLLGEGNDLTFEEAPAEPLDEAMLRPPSRPFQLDGGMRLVKGNLGRATFKTSAVDPERRTIEAPARVFSDQDEVIAAFKAGELERDVVVVVRFQGPRANGMPELHKLTPPLGVLQDRGHKVALVTDGRMSGASGKVPAAIHVSPEAVGGGPISRIRDGDIVRLSAEQGLLEVLVDSAEWESREDAVRPPDGLGTGRELFAFMRQGADDAERGGSAMLAAAGL from the coding sequence ATGCCGGAGCTTCATCCCGAGGTCGCCGCGGTCACCGAGCGCGTCATCGCGCGCTCCCGCAACAGCCGCCGCGCCTATCTCGACCTGATCGAACGCGAGCGCGAGGCGGGCGTGCACCGCCCGATGCTCGCCTGCGGCAACCTCGCCCACGGCTTCGCGGCATCCGGTGAGGACAAGCCGGCGATCATTGCGGGCCGTGCCATGAATATCGGCATCGTCACCGCCTACAACGACATGCTCTCGGCGCATCAGCCCTACGGGCGCTATCCCGAGCAGATCAAGCTGTTCGCCCGCGAAGTGGGTGCGACGGCCCAGGTGGCCGGCGGCACGCCCGCCATGTGCGACGGCGTCACCCAAGGCCAGCGCGGGATGGAGCTGTCGCTGTTCTCCCGCGACACCATCGCCCTCTCCACCGCGGTCGCGCTCAGCCACGGCATGTTCGAGGGCGCGGCACTGCTGGGCATCTGCGACAAGATCGTGCCCGGCCTCATCATCGGCGCGCTCCGCTTCGGCCATCTGCCGATGATCCTGGTCCCGGCCGGCCCCATGCCCTCGGGGCTCGCCAACAAGGAGAAGCAGCGCATCCGGCAGCTCTATGCCGAGGGCAAGGTCGGCCGCGCGGAACTGCTGGAAAGCGAATCCGCCTCTTATCACGGGGCCGGCACCTGCACCTTCTACGGCACCGCCAATTCCAACCAGATGATGATGGACGTGATGGGCCTGCACATGCCCGGCGCCTCCTTCATCAATCCGGGCACGCGGCTGCGGCAGGCGGTGACGCGCTCGGCGATCCACCGGCTCACCGAGATCGGCTGGAACGGCAACGATTACCGCCCACTCGGGCGCTGCATCGACGAGCGGGCGATCGTCAACGCCATCGTCGGGCTGCTCGCCACCGGCGGCTCGACCAACCACGCGATCCACATACCGGCGATGGCGCGGGCCGCCGGCATCGTCGTCGATTGGGAGGATTTCGACCGGCTCTCCGGCGTGGTGCCGCTGATCGCGCGGGTCTATCCGAACGGCGCAGGCGACGTGAACCACTTCCACGCGGCCGGCGGCATGTCCTACGTCATCGCCTCGCTGATCGATGCCGGGCTCCTGCACGACGATCTCCTGACGGTCGCAGGAACGCGCCTGCGCGACCACGCCCGCGACCCGAAGCTTCTGGGCGAGGGCAACGACCTCACCTTCGAGGAGGCGCCGGCCGAACCGCTGGATGAGGCCATGCTGCGCCCCCCCTCTCGCCCGTTCCAGCTGGATGGCGGGATGCGGCTGGTGAAGGGCAATCTCGGCCGCGCCACCTTCAAGACCAGCGCGGTCGACCCTGAGCGCCGCACCATCGAAGCTCCGGCCCGCGTCTTCTCCGATCAGGACGAAGTCATCGCCGCCTTCAAGGCAGGCGAGTTGGAGCGCGACGTCGTCGTGGTCGTGCGCTTCCAGGGCCCGCGCGCCAACGGGATGCCGGAACTGCACAAGCTGACCCCGCCGCTGGGCGTGTTGCAGGACCGCGGCCACAAGGTGGCGCTCGTCACCGACGGGCGGATGTCGGGAGCGTCCGGCAAGGTGCCGGCGGCGATCCATGTCAGCCCCGAAGCGGTCGGCGGCGGCCCGATCAGCCGCATCCGCGACGGCGACATCGTCCGCCTCTCGGCCGAGCAAGGCCTGCTCGAAGTGCTGGTCGATTCGGCCGAATGGGAGAGCCGCGAGGACGCGGTGCGACCGCCGGACGGCCTCGGCACCGGCCGCGAGCTGTTCGCCTTCATGCGCCAGGGCGCCGACGATGCCGAGCGCGGCGGCTCGGCGATGCTGGCGGCAGCGGGCCTTTAA
- a CDS encoding carbohydrate porin encodes MFKARAGTIAKQVAVSAGLVAILGLHAGVGMAADLAERARPRFIDWSGFYAGVQGSAGASFGNYDFGPTTIGPRRVRSISTGDATGSRDLGGDATTAVGGAFAGWNWQDGALVYGIEADLVGTNLKRGARSDATGFGYEGIDPPFALIREKTDVFGAARARLGYAFGNNLIYATAGLTGANGRVLAVYPDLAGGPTVTATRNVSYLGFTLGAGVEFAVDPHLSLGIDYRYSDLGESGRFGLGTLPGLDGGPVTTRTGFVSNKMMARLVWHPQALALVPEEDEPPKDARFSLHGQTTFVNQGVTGFRAPYRGPQSLVPDQAQATTTATLFLGLKLFEGTELYYNPEFSQGFGLSRTLGVAGFVNGEAQKAGAPFPKLRSNRYFVRQTFGLGGETEEVPDGPNSIAGTRDVERITVIAGKFALGDFFDGNIYAHDPRVDFMNWGLWAAAAWDFPANLPGFTQGVMVEYNRAEFAIRAAYTQVPKEPSSDVLDPRVFERAGAVIEFEERHTLPVLDQPGRLRLGLFSNVGNTANFRQVVALTQTGAFADINTAAAATREPRRKSGAYVNLEQALTADLGLFARASVNDGRNESLNFTDIDGSVSGGLSLKGAAWGRPQDTVGVGAAANRISTSHRAYFANGGLGLLIGDGRLDNYAPERAVEVYYALNLTKAVTMSFDYQHVENPAYNRDRGPADFFGTRLHTDF; translated from the coding sequence GTGTTCAAGGCGCGCGCGGGAACAATTGCGAAACAGGTGGCGGTCTCAGCAGGGCTTGTCGCGATCCTCGGCTTGCATGCCGGCGTGGGCATGGCCGCGGATCTCGCCGAACGTGCACGGCCCCGCTTCATCGATTGGTCCGGTTTCTATGCCGGGGTGCAAGGCAGCGCGGGCGCTTCCTTCGGCAACTACGATTTCGGCCCAACCACGATCGGCCCGCGCCGCGTTCGGTCGATCTCGACAGGCGATGCCACCGGCAGCCGCGATCTCGGCGGCGATGCCACCACGGCGGTCGGCGGCGCCTTCGCCGGCTGGAATTGGCAGGACGGGGCGCTCGTCTACGGCATCGAGGCCGACCTCGTCGGAACCAACCTCAAGCGCGGCGCACGCTCCGATGCGACGGGCTTCGGCTACGAGGGGATCGATCCGCCCTTCGCCCTGATCCGCGAGAAGACGGACGTATTCGGGGCCGCCCGCGCCCGGCTCGGCTACGCCTTCGGCAACAACCTGATCTACGCAACCGCCGGACTCACGGGCGCCAACGGCCGGGTGCTCGCCGTCTATCCGGATCTGGCGGGCGGCCCGACGGTCACGGCTACGCGCAACGTCTCCTATCTCGGCTTCACGCTCGGCGCGGGTGTGGAGTTCGCGGTCGATCCGCATCTCTCGCTCGGAATCGACTACCGCTACAGCGATCTCGGCGAGAGCGGCCGCTTCGGCCTCGGCACGCTGCCGGGCCTCGACGGGGGACCGGTGACGACGCGCACCGGCTTCGTCTCCAACAAGATGATGGCCCGGCTGGTCTGGCACCCCCAGGCGCTGGCCCTCGTGCCCGAGGAGGACGAGCCCCCGAAGGACGCCCGCTTCTCGCTGCACGGCCAGACGACCTTCGTGAACCAGGGCGTGACCGGCTTCCGCGCACCCTATCGCGGGCCGCAGAGCCTCGTACCGGATCAAGCGCAGGCGACGACCACCGCGACGCTGTTCCTCGGCCTCAAGCTCTTCGAGGGCACGGAACTCTACTACAACCCGGAATTCAGCCAGGGCTTCGGCCTGTCGCGCACGCTGGGCGTGGCCGGTTTCGTCAACGGCGAGGCGCAGAAGGCCGGTGCGCCGTTCCCGAAGCTGCGCTCGAACCGCTACTTCGTCCGCCAAACCTTCGGGCTCGGGGGCGAGACGGAAGAGGTGCCGGACGGGCCGAACTCCATCGCCGGCACGCGCGACGTCGAGCGCATCACGGTCATCGCCGGCAAGTTCGCGCTCGGCGACTTCTTCGACGGCAACATCTACGCCCACGACCCACGGGTGGACTTCATGAACTGGGGCCTGTGGGCCGCCGCCGCCTGGGACTTCCCAGCCAACCTCCCCGGCTTCACGCAAGGCGTGATGGTCGAGTACAATCGCGCGGAATTCGCGATCCGCGCCGCCTACACGCAAGTGCCGAAGGAGCCGTCCTCCGACGTGCTCGACCCGCGGGTGTTCGAGCGGGCCGGCGCCGTGATCGAGTTCGAGGAACGCCACACGCTGCCGGTGCTCGACCAGCCGGGCCGCTTACGCCTCGGCCTGTTCTCGAATGTCGGCAACACCGCCAACTTCCGGCAGGTCGTGGCGCTGACGCAGACCGGCGCCTTCGCCGACATCAACACGGCGGCCGCAGCGACCCGGGAGCCCCGGCGCAAGAGCGGCGCCTACGTCAATCTCGAACAGGCCCTCACCGCCGATCTCGGCCTGTTCGCGCGGGCAAGCGTCAACGACGGGCGCAACGAAAGCCTGAATTTCACCGATATCGACGGCTCGGTCTCGGGCGGCCTCTCGCTCAAGGGCGCAGCCTGGGGCCGGCCGCAGGACACGGTCGGGGTCGGTGCCGCCGCGAACCGGATCTCGACCTCGCACCGCGCCTACTTCGCCAATGGCGGCCTCGGACTCCTGATCGGCGACGGCCGCCTCGACAACTATGCACCGGAGCGGGCGGTGGAGGTCTATTATGCGCTGAACCTGACGAAGGCGGTGACGATGTCCTTCGACTACCAGCACGTCGAGAACCCGGCCTATAACCGCGACCGGGGCCCGGCCGATTTCTTCGGAACGCGGCTGCACACGGATTTCTGA